A window of Lytechinus variegatus isolate NC3 chromosome 15, Lvar_3.0, whole genome shotgun sequence contains these coding sequences:
- the LOC121429329 gene encoding solute carrier family 23 member 1-like: MENEVVAEIDVGLEEIRNGTSEGRTSQVAKEKAEIILSSIQSVVTYGIDDRPPWYSTIVLAFQHFLTDVASLFSFPLIIGQAMCIQNDLLITSQLISTIFVVSGIQTFLQATFGSRLPIVQGPSFAFLLPLFSLLNLRGQCPSDPATAGNSTNLTMLTESRLEFRDRMQELQGAVLVASFYEILVGFTGITSILLKFIGPLTIAPTIGLIGLSLFNVASSNASQHWGISAMTVFLIALFSQYLERFPIPCPGPSKSKGIRIFRFHLFTLFPVVLSIMIAWLVCYILTLFDVFPEDSNAIGYAARTDIKSTQLEETPWFYVPYPGQWGLPRITGPGVLGMIAGCTASIVESIGDYFACAKLSGAPPPPHHAMNRGIGMEGIGGVISAFWGTGVGSTSYSQNIGTIGITKVGSRFVVQVMGVLVIVLGLWLKAAAFLATIPTPVIGGVMIVTYGIVSAVGFSNLQYVDMNSPRNLFILGFSLYMGTAVPAFVNSNQDKINTGSEVFDEMLIIILGTSMFIGGATGFVLDNTIPGTPEVRGLVQFHHLQGMEPVDSKGAPDDNPSDNSDNALQKEIATYVNKCYDFPFGMPLVKSVSWTKYIPFCPTFRGYRVSLPKCFSKREKNV, encoded by the exons CACTTTCTAACGGATGTAGCCAGTCTGTTTTCATTCCCGCTGATCATTGGTCAAGCGATGTGTATCCAAAATGATTTGTTGATCACTTCTCAGCTTATCTCAACTATCTTCGTAGTATCTGGAATTCAGACGTTCCTACAAGCAACGTTCGGAAGCAG ACTTCCTATTGTCCAAGGTCCATCGTTTGCTTTTCTTCTGCCTCTGTTTTCTCTCCTTAACCTACGAGGTCAATGCCCATCTGACCCAG CTACTGCAGGGAATTCAACCAACCTAACCATGCTAACGGAAAGCAGGCTTGAGTTTAGAGATAGAATGCAAGAA TTGCAGGGAGCGGTTCTGGTTGCTTCGTTTTACGAGATATTAGTGGGCTTCACGGGCATAACAAGCATTCTGTTGAAGTTCATAGGACCTCTTACAATAGCACCAACGATTGGTCTTATCGGTCTATCACTCTTTAACGTGGCATCTTCCAATGCAAGTCAACACTGGGGCATATCAGCAAT GACCGTTTTTCTCATTGCGTTGTTTTCCCAGTACTTGGAGAGATTTCCAATTCCTTGCCCTGGTCCTTCGAAGTCAAAAGGAATTCGCATTTTCAGGTttcatttgtttacattattcCCG GTTGTACTAAGCATCATGATAGCATGGTTAGTCTGTTATATTCTGACCTTGTTCGATGTATTTCCCGAGGACAGTAACGCGATTGGATACGCAGCTCGGACGGATATCAAATCAACACAACTCGAGGAAACGCCTTGGTTTTATGTACCATACCCAG GTCAATGGGGGCTACCCCGGATAACCGGTCCTGGTGTTCTTGGAATGATAGCCGGATGCACCGCCTCTATCGTTGAATCCATTGGAGATTACTTCGCATGCGCAAAGCTGTCCGGTGCACCGCCCCCACCTCATCACGCCATGAACAGGGGAATTGGAATGGAAGGAATTGGTGGCGTTATCTCGGCTTTCTGGGGAACGGGCGTTGGATCAACATCGTACAGCCAAAATATCGGTACAATTGGTATAACCAAG GTCGGTAGTCGTTTTGTCGTTCAAGTCATGGGCGTGTTGGTAATCGTTCTTGGATTATGGCTTAAAGCCGCTGCTTTTCTGGCTACCATCCCAACCCCAGTTATTGGAGGCGTCATGATTGTCACATATG GGATCGTGAGTGCCGTTGGTTTCAGCAATCTGCAGTATGTGGATATGAACTCCCCCAGGAACTTATTCATTCTTGGGTTCTCACTCTACATGGGGACGGCTGTTCCCGCTTTTGTCAACAGCAACCAAGACAAAATCAATACAG GGTCGGAGGTTTTTGACGAAATGCTGATTATAATTCTTGGGACAAGCATGTTTATAGGAGGAGCCACTGGATTTGTACTTGATAACACAATACCAG GGACTCCAGAAGTGAGGGGCCTTGTTCAGTTCCATCACTTGCAAGGAATGGAACCGGTCGATTCTAAAGGTGCTCCGGATGACAATCCCTCAGACAATAGTGACAACGCTCTTCAGAAGGAAATCGCTACATACGTCAACAAATGCTACGACTTTCCATTTGGTATGCCATTGGTCAAGAGTGTGAGTTGGACCAAGTACATTCCGTTTTGTCCAACATTTAGAGGATACAGGGTGTCACTGCCTAAGTGCTTCTCAAAGAGGGAAAAGAATGtgtga
- the LOC121429208 gene encoding D-galactonate transporter-like isoform X1 — translation MDGSEELLLIKKSKADGPNDQAIVSFGWRVYGLTTITLLNVMNFTQQYLLIVTIFGMANELEFGETECQVINETEARDYLHDRNITGQELCAEKGRCSENSTFFLPDVCGIRYTGQGTLYDVLAGPIYLIIQGVAAIPIVGLFQRLYLRPTFAIGILTVLWTLCTFTTGFVEDYWAIALLRFFFGIFSGPYPPLALGYLSHIFPKEVHTVVFGIGQYGNLAGYGVSYIFILVSESMGWRWCYIICGGSGLILAVASCFMVQPRGHHNQNENTLTPSWSQLRISLRQIAWSFMIFIILAQTARIAVAYVLSFNITLYLVEYFPGFNISLVGVITIIAAFPSCIFGGMACDRLRKVASLRGRICVTIILMIISFICGVLIFQTNLTSLVISYGILTLVAECVYLTLLSIISDLTPMECKLVVFAIAYFSLHSVAGAINLLITPIASATSFRLALTLLVGTLFGLCLIFLLLGWVTMHIQKVSESQLASRETGKEQRAGEMTENTPLVYSHNGHDKDALVGK, via the exons ATGGATGGAAGCGAGGAATTGTTGTTGATTAAGAAATCGAAGGCGGACGGTCCAAACGATCAGGCAATAGTCAGTTTTGGATGGCGAGTGTATGGGCTAACTACCATCACCCTACTCAATGTAATGAACTTCACTCAACA gTATCTGCTCATTGTTACAATATTTGGAATGGCCAATGAGCTGGAATTTGGTGAAACAGAATGTCAGGTGATCAACGAAACAGAAGCACGTGACTACCTCCACGATCGCAATATTACCGGCCAGGAACTGTGTGCTGAGAAAGGaag gtGTTCTGAAAACAGCACGTTTTTCTTACCAGATGTGTGTGGCATACGATACACAGGACAAGGTACACTTTATGACGTATTAGCTGGGCCTATCTACCTCATAATACAGGGTGTGGCAGCAATTCCAATCGTAGGCTTGTTTCAAAGGCTTTATCTGAGACCGACATTTGCCATTGGGATACTCACCGTGTTGTGGACCCTCTGTACATTTACCACAGGCTTCGTAGAAGACTACTGGGCGATCGCCTTGCTTCGCTTTTTTTTCGGCATATT TTCGGGTCCATATCCTCCTTTAGCTCTCGGATATTTATCTCATATCTTTCCGAAG GAGGTACACACTGTGGTCTTTGGGATAGGACAGTACGGTAACCTCGCAGGGTATGGCGTATCATacatcttcattcttgtcagtGAAAGCATGGGATGGAGATGGTGTTACATCATCTGTGGTGGGTCAGGTCTCATCCTCGCTGTCGCTTCTTGCTTCATGGTGCAACCTAGAGGACATCATAATCAAAACGAG aaCACCTTGACGCCATCTTGGAGCCAGCTTCGTATCAGTTTGAGACAGATTGCTTGGTCTTTCATGATATTTATAATCCTCGCACAAACAGCACGTATTGCAGTCGCCTATGTTCTGTCTTTCAACATCACCCTTTACTTGGTCGAATACTTTCCAGGTTTTAATATATCTCTAGTTGGTGTGATTACAATAATCGCAGCATTTCCCAGCTGTATCTTTGGAGGGATGGCGTGCGATCGTCTACGGAAAGTTGCTAGTTTACGCGGAAGGATTTGCGTGACAATCATTCTCATG ATAATTTCGTTTATATGCGGAGTATTGATTTTCCAAACCAACCTTACCTCTCTGGTGATTTCATATGGTATCCTGACCCTTGTGGCGGAATGCGTCTACTTAACACTGCTCTCTATCATCTCAGATCTTACACCCATGGAATGCAAGCTGGTCGTCTTTGCCATCGCTTACTTCTCCTTACACTCCGTTGCGGGAGCCATCAATCTCCTGATCACCCCGATCGCCTCTGCGACGAGCTTCAGACTGGCGCTCACGCTTCTAGTTGGAACCCTGTTCGGGTTATGCTTAATATTTCTTCTCCTCGGCTGGGTTACCATGCACATTCAGAAAGTGAGCGAGAGTCAACTGGCCAGTCGAGAAACTGGGAAAGAACAAAGAGCGGGGGAGATGACCGAGAATACTCCCCTGGTATACTCTCATAACGGACATGATAAGGATGCATTAGTTGGGAAATAA
- the LOC121429208 gene encoding uncharacterized protein LOC121429208 isoform X2, with translation MDGSEELLLIKKSKADGPNDQAIVSFGWRVYGLTTITLLNVMNFTQQYLLIVTIFGMANELEFGETECQVINETEARDYLHDRNITGQELCAEKGSSGPYPPLALGYLSHIFPKEVHTVVFGIGQYGNLAGYGVSYIFILVSESMGWRWCYIICGGSGLILAVASCFMVQPRGHHNQNENTLTPSWSQLRISLRQIAWSFMIFIILAQTARIAVAYVLSFNITLYLVEYFPGFNISLVGVITIIAAFPSCIFGGMACDRLRKVASLRGRICVTIILMIISFICGVLIFQTNLTSLVISYGILTLVAECVYLTLLSIISDLTPMECKLVVFAIAYFSLHSVAGAINLLITPIASATSFRLALTLLVGTLFGLCLIFLLLGWVTMHIQKVSESQLASRETGKEQRAGEMTENTPLVYSHNGHDKDALVGK, from the exons ATGGATGGAAGCGAGGAATTGTTGTTGATTAAGAAATCGAAGGCGGACGGTCCAAACGATCAGGCAATAGTCAGTTTTGGATGGCGAGTGTATGGGCTAACTACCATCACCCTACTCAATGTAATGAACTTCACTCAACA gTATCTGCTCATTGTTACAATATTTGGAATGGCCAATGAGCTGGAATTTGGTGAAACAGAATGTCAGGTGATCAACGAAACAGAAGCACGTGACTACCTCCACGATCGCAATATTACCGGCCAGGAACTGTGTGCTGAGAAAGGaag TTCGGGTCCATATCCTCCTTTAGCTCTCGGATATTTATCTCATATCTTTCCGAAG GAGGTACACACTGTGGTCTTTGGGATAGGACAGTACGGTAACCTCGCAGGGTATGGCGTATCATacatcttcattcttgtcagtGAAAGCATGGGATGGAGATGGTGTTACATCATCTGTGGTGGGTCAGGTCTCATCCTCGCTGTCGCTTCTTGCTTCATGGTGCAACCTAGAGGACATCATAATCAAAACGAG aaCACCTTGACGCCATCTTGGAGCCAGCTTCGTATCAGTTTGAGACAGATTGCTTGGTCTTTCATGATATTTATAATCCTCGCACAAACAGCACGTATTGCAGTCGCCTATGTTCTGTCTTTCAACATCACCCTTTACTTGGTCGAATACTTTCCAGGTTTTAATATATCTCTAGTTGGTGTGATTACAATAATCGCAGCATTTCCCAGCTGTATCTTTGGAGGGATGGCGTGCGATCGTCTACGGAAAGTTGCTAGTTTACGCGGAAGGATTTGCGTGACAATCATTCTCATG ATAATTTCGTTTATATGCGGAGTATTGATTTTCCAAACCAACCTTACCTCTCTGGTGATTTCATATGGTATCCTGACCCTTGTGGCGGAATGCGTCTACTTAACACTGCTCTCTATCATCTCAGATCTTACACCCATGGAATGCAAGCTGGTCGTCTTTGCCATCGCTTACTTCTCCTTACACTCCGTTGCGGGAGCCATCAATCTCCTGATCACCCCGATCGCCTCTGCGACGAGCTTCAGACTGGCGCTCACGCTTCTAGTTGGAACCCTGTTCGGGTTATGCTTAATATTTCTTCTCCTCGGCTGGGTTACCATGCACATTCAGAAAGTGAGCGAGAGTCAACTGGCCAGTCGAGAAACTGGGAAAGAACAAAGAGCGGGGGAGATGACCGAGAATACTCCCCTGGTATACTCTCATAACGGACATGATAAGGATGCATTAGTTGGGAAATAA